The stretch of DNA TCTGCCACGCTGGACCCATGCCCACCGAACTCAGCGTCGCCGAGCATCTCGAGGGGCTGCGCGAGGCGATGATCGCCTTCGTCCGGTACGCCGACCGCGCGGGCCTGGCGGCCGACGTGCCGACCTGTCCCGGGTGGACGGTGCGGGACCTGGTCGCGCACCAGGGCATGGTCCACCGGTGGGCGACCGACCGGCTCCAGGGCGCCCGGGTGGCCGACCCGGAACGCTGGCTCGCCGAGGGCGCGGCCGAGGCCGATCCGCTGGAGTGGCTGCGCGACGGGGTCGTCGAGCTGGCCCAGGCCTTCACGCGGGTGCCGGACGACGTCGAGGCGCCGGTGTTCTTGGAGGATGCTCCAGCGCCCCGGGCCTTCTGGGCCCGGCGGCAGTGCCACGAGACGACGATCCACGCAGTGGACGCGCAGACCGCCGCGCTCGGCCGGCCGCCGCGAGCCGAGGAGACGCAGATCCCGCTCGCGCTGGCGCTCGACGGACTCGACGAGCTGGTGATGGGCAACGTGCCGCGGTCGAAGTATCGACTGCGCTCGTCGCGGCCCACCAGCCTCGCGGTGGCACCCGGCGACGCCGGCGTGTGGTGGCTGATGAGGGTCGGCCCGGACCCGGTCGTCTCATCCCGCCACACCGGCCCGATCGCCGCCGACCACGTCCTGGAAGGGACCGCCACCGAGCTGTACCTGCGACTGTGGAACCGCGCCGCCGACACCGCCACCCCGCTGGGCGACTGGCGCGAGCTGGTGGCGGTCGTCTGAGCCTGCCGGTGCTGGGACCCTCACGTAGGCTGTGCCGCCGGGAGGGACGATGGTGCACAGACTTGTCGCGGTCTGCCTGGCCGCGGTGACGGCGGCCGCGGTGGCCGGGTGCAGCACGGCCGACCCTTCTGCCACCACCTCCGCGGTCGGCTCGTCGTCCGCGACGGCGACGGCCTCGGCCACGGCCGGCGCATCGGGTACGGCGTCGCCGTCGGCCTCCTCGACCGTGCCGGTGGCCGACCCGTCGCACGCCGTACCCGCTCCCGGCCCGCGCAGCGGCGAGCTGCACTCCGCCGACATCCTGGTGCGGGCGAGCTCGACGCTGACCGCCGACCAGATCGCTGCGATCAAGGCGCTGCCGAAGGTGACGGGCATCGAGCAGCTCTCCATCGGCGAGGTCTCGATCGAGGACAAGCTGCTCAACGTGGTGGCCGTCGACCCGTCGACCTATCGCAACTACACGCCGCTGGCATCGGCCGACGCGACCGAGGTCTGGGACCGGGTCGCCGGCGGCGAGCTCGCGGTCAATCCGGACCTGAAGAAGGACCTCCCGCCCGATGCCCAGGGCTACTGGCGGATGGGCTCGAACGCGTCCGCGCCCCGGATCCACGTCGGGGCCTGGGCTGCGCAGATCCCCGGCCTGGTCGACGTCGTGGTGAACACCGCCTGGGGCAAGGCACTCGGGATGGTGCCGGACAACGCGGTGATCATCTCCACCTCGATCACGTCACCGGAGCGGGTGACCAAGCCGCTGAAGAGGCTGCTCGGCACGGCCGCCTCCGTGCAGCGTCTCGACGCCGTCGCGCGCTACGGGCTGGACCCCAACGCCGTGCAGTTCGCCAACGTCGTCGGCACCGTCGCCCAGGCCGTCGGGCACTACACCTACCGCGTCCTGGGTGGCGGGATGATCGCGCCGGATCCGGCCTGGGTGAGCGCGCACATCGCCACCGAGTCGGTGCCGATCCTGGGGAACGTCACCTGCAACAAGTACCTCTTCCCGCAGCTCGAGGCGGCGCTGGCCGAGGTTCAGGCGCGCGGCCTCGCCGGCACCATCCACTCCACCGCCGGCTGCTACTACCCGCGCTTCATCGCCGGGACGTCGTCGCTGTCCAACCACGCCTTCGGCCTGGCCATCGACATCAACGCGCCCGAGAACGAGCGTGGCACCTCGGGGCAGATGAACCGCCAGGTCGTGCAGATCTTCCAGAAGTGGGGCTTCACGTGGGGCGGCACGTGGCACTACACCGACCCGATGCACTTCGAGATGAACAAGATCGTCACGCCCCGCTGAGCTTTGTCGTGACGTCCGGCTAGGGTCGGAGCGTGACCACTCTCGACGACGCCCGCGACGGCATGGACCTCGCGATCCGACCGCAGGACGACCTGTTCGGCCACGTCAACGGCACCTGGCTGCGGACCTACGAGATCCCCGACGACAAGGCCAGCGCCGGTGCCTTCGTGGTGCTGGTCGACGAGGCCGAGGCGCAGGTGCGCGAGATCATCGAGGGTGCCCCGGAGGGCTCCAAGATCGGCGATCTCTACGCCTCCTTCATGGACACCGACGCCATCGACGCCGCCGGCACCTCCCCGATCCAGCCGCTGGTGGCCGCTGTCGAGGGCCTGCGCGACGTGGCGGACCTGGCGGCTTTCCTTGGCGAGTTCGAGCGGATCGGGGGCCATGGGCTCTTCGGCGGCTACGTCAACACCGACGACAAGGACTCCGACCGCTACGTCTTCAACCTGCTCCAGGGCGGCCTCGGGCTGCCGGACGAGTCCTACTACCGCGACGACAAGTTCGCCGAGATCCGGGCGAAGTACGTCGACTACCTCACCCGGCTGTTCACCCTCGGCGGCGCTGCGTCGCCGGCCGACGCGGCGGCGACAGTGCTCGCGATCGACACCCGGATCGCTGCCGGACACTGGGAGCGTGCCGAGACCCGCGACCGGCAGAAGACCTACAACCTGCTCACCCTCGACCAGCTGCGTGAGCTCGCCCCGGGCTTCGACTGGGACGCCTACGTCACCAACCTGTCGGGTGCCAAGCTCACCGCCGAACAGGTGCTCGGCGAGGTGATCGTGCGGCAGCCGTCGTTCTTCGAGCACCTCAGCGGGGTGCTGTCCGACACCTCGGTCGAGCAGTGGCGCTCCTGGTTGCTGGCCCACGTGCTGCGGTGGGCCGCGGCGTACCTGACGGACGACTTCGTGGAGACCAACTTCGACTTCTACGGGCGCACGTTGAACGGCACCCCGCAGCTGCGCGAGCGGTGGAAGCGCGGCGTCTCGCTGGTGGAGGGCGCCCTCGGCGAGGAGGTCGGCCAGGAGTACGTCGCCCGCCACTTCCCGCCGGCGTCCAAGGCGATGATGGACGAGCTGGTCGCCAATCTGCTCGCCGCCTACCGCGAGTCCATCGCGGGGCTGGACTGGATGAGCGCGGAGACCAAGCAGCGAGCGTTCGCCAAGCTGGAGAAGTTCACCCCGAAGATCGGCTATCCGAAGACGTGGCGCGACTACTCGGCGCTGCGGGTCTCGCGCCACGACCTGCTCGGGAACGTGCAGGCGGCCTCGGTCTTCGAGACCGACCGCCAGCTCGGCAAGCTGGGCGGTCCGGTCGACCGCGATGAGTGGCACATGCTGCCGCAGACGGTCAACGCCTACTACAACCCCGGCACCAACGAGATCTGCTTCCCGGCCGGCATCCTGCAGAAGCCGTTCTTCAGTCCCGAGGCCAGCGCTGCGGAGAACTACGGCGGCATCGGCGCTGTCATCGGTCACGAGATCGGCCACGGCTTCGACGACCAGGGCTCGCAGTACGACGGCGACGGCAACATGGAGAACTGGTGGTCCGACGAGGACCGGTCGGCGTTCGAGGTGAAGACCAAGGCACTGATCAGCCAGTACGACGGGTTCGAGCTGCGCGACCTGCCCGGCGAGAAGGTGAACGGCGCCCTCACCGTCGGCGAGAACATCGGCGACCTCGGCGGCCTGACCATCGCGCTCAAGGCCTTCCTCATCGCCAACGGCGGTGAGGCGAGCGAGGAGGAGCGCCGCGACCTGTTCCTCAACTGGTCCTACGTCTGGCGCGGCAAGCGTCGTCCCGAGCAGCTGCAGCAGCTGCTCGCCGTCGACCCGCACTCGCCGGCGGAGTTCCGCGCCAACATCGTGCGCAACCTCGACGAGTTCCACGAGCTCTTCGGGACCGAGCCGGGCGACGGGCTGTGGCTGGAGCCGGACTCGCGCGTCCGGATCTGGTAGGCCGCGCCGTACGCCGCAGCGACTGCCGCAGGCACCTGTGGACAACCGAATCGGGTTTGTCGCCGCCGCCTGATAGACACGGGGGCATGACCCCCACCACCGACGTCCGGGCCGCCGCCGAAGGTCACCTGCGGGCTCTGGTCGGCCGCGAGGATGCGGTCCTGCGCGAGGATCAGTGGTCGGCCATCTCGGCGCTGGTGGAGCAGCGCAGCCGTGCCCTCGTGGTGCAGAAGACCGGGTGGGGCAAGTCGGCGGTCTACTTCGTCGCCACGCTGCTCCTGCGCTCCCAGGGGGCGGGCCCGACGGTGATCATCTCGCCCCTCCTGGCGTTGATGCGCAACCAGATCGAGGCGGCCGAGCGGGCCGGGATCCGGGCGGCGACGATCAACTCCACCAACATCGAGGACTGGTCGGCGATCGAGCGGGGGGTCCACGCCGGTGAGCTCGACGTCCTGCTGGTCTCGCCGGAGCGGCTCAACAACCCCGGCTTCCGGGACGCGGTGCTGCCGCGACTGGCAGCGACCTGCGGCCTGCTGGTGATCGACGAGGCGCACTGCATCTCCGACTGGGGGCACGACTTCCGCCCCGACTATCGCCGGATCCGCACCCTGCTGGGCGAGCTGCCCTCCGGGATTCCCGTGCTGGCCACCACGGCCACCGCCAATGCCCGGGTCACCGCCGACGTGGCCGAGCAGCTGGGCGAGGGTGTCCTGGTGCTGCGCGGTTCGCTCGATCGGGAGTCGCTGCGACTCGGTGTGGTCCGGCTGCCCACCATCGAGCAACGACTGGCCTGGCTCGCCGACCACCTCGCCGAGCAACCGGGCTCCGGCATCGTCTACTGCCTGACCGTGGCGGCCACCCAGGAGGTGGCGGACTACCTGCGCTCGCGCGGCCATCACGTCGCGGCCTACTCGGGCCAGACCGAGACCACCGAGCGCCAGGCGCTCGAGGCAGATCTCGCCGCGGGGAGGATCAAGGCGCTGATCGCGACCAGCGCACTGGGGATGGGCTTCGACGCGGCGCTCGGCTTCGTCGTCAACCTCGGTGCGCCCTCGTCCCCGGTGGCCTACTACCAGCAGGTCGGTCGTGCCGGCCGCGGCACGATCGAGGATGCCTCGGTGGTGCTGCTGCCTGGTGCCGAGGATCGCGACATCTGGGCCTACTTCGCCTCGCTGGCCTTCCCTCGGGAGGAGCTCGTGCGCCGCACCCTGGAGGTGCTCGAGCAGGCAGGGCGGCCGCTCTCCACGCCGACCCTCGAGTCCTACGTCGAGCTCGGCCGCTCCCGCCTCGAGACCATGCTCAAGGTGCTCGATGTGGACGGCGCCGTCCGCCGTGTCCAGGGAGGCTGGGAGGCCACCGGCCAGTCGTGGTCCTACGACGCCGACCGCTACGCCCGGGTGGCCGAGGCCCGCGCGCTGGAGCAGCGGGCGATGCTGGACTACATCGCCACCGACGCGTGCCGGATGCGCTACCTGCGCGAGCAGCTCGACGACCCCGACGCGGTCGACTGCGGCCGCTGCGACAACTGCGGCGGCCTCCGCCTCTCCGTCGACACCTCGCCGGCGGCCGTCGAGGAGGCTGGCGCCCGGCTCGCCCGTCCTGGCGTGGTGATCGAGCCCCGCAAGATGTGGCCCCAGGCGCTGCCCAACCTCGGCATCGAGCTGAAGGGCAAGATCGCCGACGCCGCCGAGCCGGGCCGTGCGATCGCGCGGCTCACGGATCTGGGCCACGGTCAGGCTCTGCGGGAGCTGTTCCGCTCCGCCGAGGCGCCGGCGAGCGTCCCGGTGTCGCTGGTCCGGGCCGTGGTGGAGATCCTGGGCGATTGGCGACCCCACGTGGACGCCATCGTGACCGTCGAGTCGGCAACGCGCCCCGAGCTGGTCACCGACCTGGCCGCCGGTCTGTCCCGTTACCTGCAGCGACCGATCGTCGGGACCTTCGCGCTGGTCGACCCGACCGTCCCGCCGGGCGCCGGTGCGGCCAACTCCGCGCAGCGGGTCGCCGCCGTGTCGCGCCGCTCGGCGCTGCGCGCCGAGATCGCGCCCGGGGCGCGGGTGCTCCTGGTCGACGACCGGGTGGTCACCGGCTGGACGATGACGCTTGCGGCCCGGGCGCTGCGGGCTGCGGGTGCGGGTGGCGTCCTGCCGTTGGCGCTGGCCCTGGAGAGCTGAGCAGCGACCCTCGACGGGAACGGGCGCCGCGCCCGCACCGCCAGGTGCGGACCGGCGCCCGTTCGAGCGACGATCTGGGATCAGTGCATGACGACCGGCGTGCCGGCACCGACCTCGTCGCTCTTGCTGCGTGGCAGGAAGAACGCCGGGATCAGCACGACGGCCACCAGGATGGTGGCGACCACGAAGACCGCCCCGAAGGAGTCGGCCATCTGGCCTGCCCACGACGGATCGGTGGCCGGCACCGTCACCTTGTTCTTGGCGTAGTTGGTCAGCAGCACCGAGAACAGCGCCGTACCGATGGAGGCGGCGATCTGCTGCACGATGTTCATCAGGGTGGAGCCGCGCGCGATGGTGTGATCGCGGAGCGTCGCCATCGCCGCGGAGTAGATGGGCATCATCGTGCAACCCATGCCGAGCCCCATGATGAAGAGCGCGCCCAACAGGTAGGGGGTCGAGGTGGTGTCCGAGACCGGGATCCACATCCCCATGCTCACCGCGATGAGCACGATGCCGGGGATGACCACCTTGCCGGCACCCAGCTTGTCCGCCAGCACGCCGGCGACCGGCATCGTGATCATGGCGCCGATGCCCTGCGGGGCGAGCAGTACGCCGGACTTCAGCGGCGAGGAGCCACGGACCTCCTGGAAGTAGGTCGGCAGCAGCAGGCTGGCGCCGAAGAACGCGATCGCGAACAGCGTGATCGCGATGACCGACACGGTCATGTTCCGATCCAGGAAGAGGCGCAGGTCGAGCAACGGGTGGATGTTGGCGCGGCGCAGGGCCCAGGGCACGAACGCGATGACGAGCAGCAGACCGAGCACGGCCGGGATGATGACGTTGCCGGTCCACATGGTGCCGTGGTTGGCCTGCGCGGCCGGGATGGAGCTGACGCCGTAGAGGAAGCAGGCCAGGCCGGGGGAGAGCAGCAGCATGCCGACGAAGTCGAAGCTCTCCGAGGACTGCGGGTTGTCCTTGTCCAGCGCACGCCAGGCGTAGACCAGGGCGATGGCACCGAGCGGGACGTTCACCAGGAAGATCCAGTGCCAGGAAGCGACGTCGATCAGCCAGCCGCCCAGGATCGGCCCCAGGATCGGCCCCAGCAGCATCGGGACGCCGAGGACCGCCATCACGCGGCCGACCCGCTCGGGACCGGCGGCCCGGGTCAGGATCGTCATGCCGAGCGGCATCAGCATCCCGCCGCCGAGCCCTTGCAGCACCCGGAAGACGATGAGCGTCTCCAGATTCGGAGCCGTGGCGCACAGCGCCGAGCCCAGCGCGAAGAGCAGGATCGCCAGCATGTAGAGGCGTTTGGTGCCGAAGCGCTCCGCTGCCCACCCCGTCATCGGGATCACCGTCGCAAGGGCCAGCGTGTAGCCGGTGGCGACCCAGGCGACCTGCGCCTGGGTCTTGCCGAACGCCTTCATGAAGGTCGCCATCGCGACGTTGACGACCGTGATGTCCAGGATCGACATGATCGAGCCCAGCACCACCACGCCGGCGATGACGAGCACACGGGCATCGAGCTTGTCGGAGGAGCCCGACGCGGCCTCGGTGGAGAGATCTGTGGTCACCGGTACAGCCTAGGCGCGATCACCGACAGTGTCAGAGTCATTGTCTGCGAGGATCGGTCCGTCCCGACCTGATCCCCACCTGATCTCGACCTGATCTCCGAGCCCTCGAAGGGGGGTCCTCAGCGGAGGGGTACGCGCTGGAGTCCCCACGTGCAACGCGGATGTCGTGTCCGTTGCTCGGATCGAGATGGTCGCGCGGTTTCAGGCGCACCTCTTGAGTTTGGCTTGCCTGGATTGCGCCCACGCTTCCTGAGAATCGCCTGACTGTGCCTGTAGTTTTGCTGAGAGCCGTCGTCGACTTCCCCGACATTTGTTCCGCCTCATCCCGGGGCAAGTGGCTGGGCCTTGCTGGGCCCCTGCGTTGGAGGGGCCCCGATGCGCGGTGGTGTCGTTGGTTCAGGTTGCTCGGTGCGTGCGTCAGGGCGGCAGCGGAAGCGAATTCGCTCGAGTGGACGAGGCGGAGCAAAGGGTGCTATCTGGGTGAATAGTAAAACCAAGACTTGGATATCACCGGACAATACTAATCACAAAGGCCCGGCCTGGAAAGTATTTTCGTCCGAAAAGGCTGCAATGCGCGGGACCCCGCGAAAGTATACAATAAACGCCCAAATGACTGAATGTATTGGACCGTAAGTTGACTGACGAGTACTGGTCGCTCGATATTCCTGGGCTTGATGAGGATGGCGCCAATAGGCTATTGGCGGTCGCAGAAACCTTCGATTCGGTGGAAGCAGCTTCCGTTATTGATCCGACATTGTTCTATTCAATGCACCTATCAAGAGAGGCGGTAGTCATCGTGGTGCGTCTCTTGCGCGCGTCACTCAGCGACGCCTCCCTGACAAATGATGATACGTATCTAGCGACGAACCTCCGTGAGGAGCTAACCGAATGGCTTGAACAGATAGCCTTCGACGAGTAGCGGTCGAGGTTTTGCGGCTCTTCCCAGATGAGGGTGTAGCGGCCTCCGTGGGGTGATGGCCGGGCAGGTGTCGGGGCCCCCTGAAAATGGAGGTTCCTACACCAGCCCATCCAGGAGACCCCGACTTGTCTGACGCTACCTTCGCGCGCCCTGACCTGACCAAGTTCGTCGGCCTCGACGAGCTCGGTCTGGTGGTCACCGGCCAGCCCATCGATCCTGACCGATCCGTCCTGACACATACAGTTACGACTTCTTCGGCCGCACCAGGACCCTCCCTGCGGGAGACGCGGTCGGCATCGGCTCCCACAACCCCACCAACGGCGGACCATCCGGGGACCTCACCCTCGGGTACTACAGCAACGACATGGTCGCCACCCAGACCCAAGGAACCGGCACCAACGCGACCACCATCGGGTTCACCCTCGACCCCGACCAGAACCGCATCAGCACCCAAGCCACCACCACGACGGCCGGTGTCAAGACCATCACCAACCACTACGACGACGGCTCCGACGCCACCGCCTGGACCAGCACTCTCAAACTCGACGGCACCACCGTCACCAAGCGCTACCTCAACGGCATCGACGGTGGCCTGGACGCCGTCGTCGCTGACGACGGAACGGTCAAGCTCGACCTCACCAACCTCCACGGCGACACCGTCGCCACCATCGACCCCGACGCCACCAGCATCACCAGCTACCACGAGACCACCGAATTCGGCCTCCCACGCGACCCCATCACCGCAGCCGACGACTACGGTTACCTAGGCGCCAAGAAGCGTTCCACCGACGACCTCGGCGGCCTCACCCTCATGGGCGCACGCCTCTACATCCCCGCCACCGGACACTTCCTCTCCATCGACCCAATCCCAGGTGGGAACCCAAACCTCTTTACGTATCCAGCCGACCCAATCGACGAATATGACGTCACGGGGCAGTGGCCGCACTGGGTCAAGACTGCCCTCAGGAAGGGTGCCGACTACCTCGCTGACCATAGGGGTCAGATCGGGGCTCTTGCTTCAGGCGCATGTCTAGTTGTGCAGCCAGAGGTCTGTCTTGGCGTCTCAGTTGCAGTTTCTTTTACGACGAATGCCGCGAGCGTCGCTGAGGGGAAAGAAAGCCTTAGCTCAGGCGTGAAGCATTTTGCGGTCACGACGTCGCTAGGTGTTGTCAACTATAGTCTTGCTAAGAGCATTGGAGAGGCCGCGAAGAATCTTAAGATGGCAAAGAAGGACTATCGAGTACTAAAGGGAACGCGGAAAACGGCTAGCGGAGCACTTGCGGTAGGTACCTTCCTTGCGGCGAAGACCGCCACGAGGGGAGGTTGTCGCGTAACGGTCAAAAAGAACAGACCCTGTGAATGAGGGCATGAGTCAAGGTGCAGAAGAAAATCAGATGGTTTCGATTAACGGAACGCAGATTCGCCACGGCTATCGTAGGTCTTCGATCTGGTGACAGCACGACGGTGAGGTCGTACGCTTCTCTAGTGCTCGGTGTCACGATGGCGGCGTGGTTCGCCGCGGTAGCCTGTGGCCTCGTTCTAGCGAAAAGCTCGCTCGTCATATCTTCCAAAACACTATGGGAGCTCATCTCCTTCATGGTGCTGCCGGGATCTCTTTATGGCTGGCTGATTGCTGGCTATGCGAGTGTGAAAATCGCACCGGATGGAATACTTGTCACAAATCCCTACAATAAAGCCTTCGTTCCGTGGTGCGCTATCGAAAGAATCGATGACGACGGAGTGATGTCCTTGCTGAGGATCACAACGGTTAATTGGTCCATAACGTCATGGACTATAGGCGTGGCGGGCTGGGAGCATTACTTTGACAGACCAAATCGCGTCCAACGTGTAGCCGCCGCACTCATGGAATACCAACAGTCCATTGAACCATGTGAGGATCGCCAAATGTGCGTCGCGTGGTTAAAGTGGAGACTACCACTGTGGGTAGTCATGGGATATGTTGTCGCGTGGTTTATCTTAACACTTCTTGTGTGGCTTTAATGATGCATAAACCGATGATGTGCGGTCCCCTCTGGTTCATGAGAGAAAACGTCGTTTGCCTGGCCGACGCGACCACTGCGCGCGTTGCACGACGCCTGACGACAAGCCACATGAGTCGTTGTCGGCACCGATGCAGCATCGCGACAGCGGACGAGTTCCCACTTGCCGAGGGGCTGAACTCGAACCATGGGAAACCGTATGAAGCCTTGAGCAAGGCCGCCGACCAGGCGGCGTCATCAGAAGTCCCCTGATCGTTCAGCAGACCCGTCGGCTTCGGCGCTCGGGCGGGTCTCGTTCAGCGCTTGACCTTCACCGTCGGCGAGGTCAGCGTGAGCGGTGTGCGGCCGGCTCCGGTGGCCGTCACGACGTACCTGATCCTGTGCCTGAGCCACGCCTTCTTGACCCGCAGCCTGAGGCCGGAGCCGACCGGCTTGCCGTTGACCAGCCAGGTGACGGTGGCGGTGGTCCCGGTGTCGAAGGATCCGTACGACGCCTTGAGCCGCGACCGAACCCGCGCCTTCCCCTTCACCCTGAGCTTGCCGGAGTGATGGATGGGCATGGTGATCGGCTGGGTCGTGGTCGGGGCGGTAGACGTCGGGCTCGGGGCTGTGGTGGGAGCGGCGGGCGCGCTCGTCGTCGGGGTCGCGGTGGGTGAGTCCGTTGCCGTTGCCGTTGCCGTCGGGCTGGAGGTCGCGGACGGGTCGCCGCTGGTCACGGCGGTGTCCAGCACGGCGAGGCTGGCGAGACCGTGCGGTGTCCCGAGACCGGTCGGCCCGTCCCAACCGGTGCCGGCACTGCACAGGTGGCGCGCGTCGCTGGCGGGACACCCGCGGGTGGCGGTGCCGCTGGTGATGTCGTTGAACGCGGTGCCGTCGGAGGCGGCGCGCGCGTAGATGTCGAACGGGCTGGTGTGGTTGCCGGCGCGGGCGTACATCGCCGCCAGCAGCGGGGCGGCGAGGGAGGTGCCGCCGCCGAGGTACCACCCGGTGTCGGAGGCATCGGCCTGGTGGTACATCCGGAAGTCGTCGGCGAGCGCGCTGAGGTCGGCCGTTCCCCGGGCGGATCCGCAGGCCGCCTTCGCGTTGGCGTTCTGTGCCTGGGCGGCGATCATCGTCGTCCAGCCCGAGCAACCCGACGAGGCGCCGCCGCTGTTCGGACTGCCGTCGTCCTCGGCAGCGCCCCAGACCTGCTCGGTGAGCGTGCCGGTGGCCGCGTCCTGGACGGGCATGGTGCCTCCGGCCGCTACCACGTACGGCGAGCTGGCGGGGTAGCTGGTGCACGAGTGGGTGTCACCGGCGGTCGCGGGGATCGTGCCCCGTCCGCACACCGCGTCGTCGGCGGGCAGGTCGGTCTGCCACCCGAAGTCCCCCGTCGATGCCACGAACGTGACGTCCGCGTGGGCGGCGAAGACGTCCTCGAAGCCGGCGACGTCACTGCGCCGCATGCCGTCGTCGTTGACCCCCCACGACATCGACACATAGTCGGCGCGCTCGGCTGCTGTCTGCAGCGCGTCGTCGAGGTTGTCGAGGTCGGTGCTCGACGCCTCCACGACCAGGATCTTGCAGGCCGGGCAGGCGGCCGCGACCGCCTCGACGTCCATCATCGTCTCCCACGCCCAGTCCGGATCGGCGGCCGGAAGCGGCGAGGTCGCGCCGTCCTGGTTGAGGACCGTCAGGCAGCCGGAGGCCTGGGTGCACGCACCGAGGCGGTTGCGCGAGTCGCTGCGGTAGGTGGCCAGCTCCGCAGCCAGGTTGGGCACGTCCCCCTCCTCGACCAGCGCCACGGTGGGACCCGTGCCGACCGGTACGGAATCGGGGACCGGTGGCAGGTCGTACAGGTCGGCGATGTCGCCCGGGGTCACGACGGGCGTGCTGACAGTGGCGAACGGTCGCACACCGCTCCCGGAGCCGGTGGTGGCCGGACGGCTGACGGTCCCGTAGCACCTGGCCTGGCCGGGCAGCACCGTGGCCTGGCTGCAGCCGAGCGGAAGGAGCTCGTTGGCGGACGCCGCAGCGGCGGAGGCCACGGAGAGGCTCGGGCTCACGACCAGCGATGCCGCGAGGGCGAGTGCAAGCAGTGCCCCGACGCCGAGCAGAGCATGACGTCGCCGTAGCTGTCCCATGGCGTCATGGTCGACCATCTGCGGCCCGTTCTGAGCCGGAGCACCCGATTGCCAGCGAGTATTCAGGCTCGCTTAAGCCAGGGTCAGCCGAGCGCCTTCTCGATCGCCCCGACGACCCGCTCGTCCTCGGGCTCGGTGCGCGGGCTGAACCGCTGCAGGACCTCGCCGTCGGCGGAGACCAGGAACTTCTCGAAGTTCCACTGGATGTCACCGTCGGTGCCGTTCTCGTCGGCCGCCTTGGTGAGCTCCTGGTAGACGGGGTGCCGCCCCTCGCCGTTGACCTCGATCTTCTCGGTCAGCGGGAACGTCACGCCGTACGTCGAGGAGCAGAACTCGGCGATCTCCTCGGACGTACCCGGCTCCTGCCCCATGAACTGGTTGCACGGGAAGCCGACCACCGCGAGACCCGGGTAGGTCTCGGCGAGCTTCTCCAGCCCGGCGTACTGCGGCGTGAGCCCGCACTTGCTGGCCACGTTGACCAGGAGTGCCGGGCGGCCGCCGGTCAGCTCGCCGAGGGTCGCATCGGTACCGTCGAGCAGGGTGAGGGGCGCGTCGAGGATGCTCATGTCCGCGAGCCTAGCGACGGCTCACAATGACAGAGTCATGAACATGCTGTGCGGGTCGAGCACGTAGTCGCCGAACGGTGCGCACTCGACGAACCCGTGCCGGGCGTAGAGGCGCTGGGCGGGGCCGAAGAAATCCTCCGTGCCCGTCTCAAGCCAGATCGCCGCGTACCCGGCCGAGCGGGCACGCCCGATCAGGTGGGCCACCATCGCGCTGCCGACGCCGGCGCCGCGGGCGTGCGCCGACGTACGCATCGACTTCAGCTCCACGTCGCGCTCGGAGAGGCGCTTCAGGGCACCGGTGGCGATCGG from Nocardioides sp. BP30 encodes:
- a CDS encoding maleylpyruvate isomerase N-terminal domain-containing protein; protein product: MPTELSVAEHLEGLREAMIAFVRYADRAGLAADVPTCPGWTVRDLVAHQGMVHRWATDRLQGARVADPERWLAEGAAEADPLEWLRDGVVELAQAFTRVPDDVEAPVFLEDAPAPRAFWARRQCHETTIHAVDAQTAALGRPPRAEETQIPLALALDGLDELVMGNVPRSKYRLRSSRPTSLAVAPGDAGVWWLMRVGPDPVVSSRHTGPIAADHVLEGTATELYLRLWNRAADTATPLGDWRELVAVV
- a CDS encoding M15 family metallopeptidase; the protein is MVHRLVAVCLAAVTAAAVAGCSTADPSATTSAVGSSSATATASATAGASGTASPSASSTVPVADPSHAVPAPGPRSGELHSADILVRASSTLTADQIAAIKALPKVTGIEQLSIGEVSIEDKLLNVVAVDPSTYRNYTPLASADATEVWDRVAGGELAVNPDLKKDLPPDAQGYWRMGSNASAPRIHVGAWAAQIPGLVDVVVNTAWGKALGMVPDNAVIISTSITSPERVTKPLKRLLGTAASVQRLDAVARYGLDPNAVQFANVVGTVAQAVGHYTYRVLGGGMIAPDPAWVSAHIATESVPILGNVTCNKYLFPQLEAALAEVQARGLAGTIHSTAGCYYPRFIAGTSSLSNHAFGLAIDINAPENERGTSGQMNRQVVQIFQKWGFTWGGTWHYTDPMHFEMNKIVTPR
- a CDS encoding M13 family metallopeptidase codes for the protein MDLAIRPQDDLFGHVNGTWLRTYEIPDDKASAGAFVVLVDEAEAQVREIIEGAPEGSKIGDLYASFMDTDAIDAAGTSPIQPLVAAVEGLRDVADLAAFLGEFERIGGHGLFGGYVNTDDKDSDRYVFNLLQGGLGLPDESYYRDDKFAEIRAKYVDYLTRLFTLGGAASPADAAATVLAIDTRIAAGHWERAETRDRQKTYNLLTLDQLRELAPGFDWDAYVTNLSGAKLTAEQVLGEVIVRQPSFFEHLSGVLSDTSVEQWRSWLLAHVLRWAAAYLTDDFVETNFDFYGRTLNGTPQLRERWKRGVSLVEGALGEEVGQEYVARHFPPASKAMMDELVANLLAAYRESIAGLDWMSAETKQRAFAKLEKFTPKIGYPKTWRDYSALRVSRHDLLGNVQAASVFETDRQLGKLGGPVDRDEWHMLPQTVNAYYNPGTNEICFPAGILQKPFFSPEASAAENYGGIGAVIGHEIGHGFDDQGSQYDGDGNMENWWSDEDRSAFEVKTKALISQYDGFELRDLPGEKVNGALTVGENIGDLGGLTIALKAFLIANGGEASEEERRDLFLNWSYVWRGKRRPEQLQQLLAVDPHSPAEFRANIVRNLDEFHELFGTEPGDGLWLEPDSRVRIW
- a CDS encoding RecQ family ATP-dependent DNA helicase, with protein sequence MTPTTDVRAAAEGHLRALVGREDAVLREDQWSAISALVEQRSRALVVQKTGWGKSAVYFVATLLLRSQGAGPTVIISPLLALMRNQIEAAERAGIRAATINSTNIEDWSAIERGVHAGELDVLLVSPERLNNPGFRDAVLPRLAATCGLLVIDEAHCISDWGHDFRPDYRRIRTLLGELPSGIPVLATTATANARVTADVAEQLGEGVLVLRGSLDRESLRLGVVRLPTIEQRLAWLADHLAEQPGSGIVYCLTVAATQEVADYLRSRGHHVAAYSGQTETTERQALEADLAAGRIKALIATSALGMGFDAALGFVVNLGAPSSPVAYYQQVGRAGRGTIEDASVVLLPGAEDRDIWAYFASLAFPREELVRRTLEVLEQAGRPLSTPTLESYVELGRSRLETMLKVLDVDGAVRRVQGGWEATGQSWSYDADRYARVAEARALEQRAMLDYIATDACRMRYLREQLDDPDAVDCGRCDNCGGLRLSVDTSPAAVEEAGARLARPGVVIEPRKMWPQALPNLGIELKGKIADAAEPGRAIARLTDLGHGQALRELFRSAEAPASVPVSLVRAVVEILGDWRPHVDAIVTVESATRPELVTDLAAGLSRYLQRPIVGTFALVDPTVPPGAGAANSAQRVAAVSRRSALRAEIAPGARVLLVDDRVVTGWTMTLAARALRAAGAGGVLPLALALES